In the genome of Lactobacillus intestinalis, the window AAACACCCATACCAATGAAGTGAATACCATGCTTTTCCATTTCGTGATAGCGACGATTGGTATCGTGGAAGTTAGAGTTACCACCATCAATTAAAATATCACCTTTATCAAGAAGTGGAAGTAATTTTTGTAAAGTTTGATCAACTGGTTTACCTGCCATAATTTGGATCAAAATCTTACGAGGCTTTTCAAGTGAATTAACAAATTCTTCCCATGAATCATAAGCTTTTAATTTGTCATCTTCATACTTAGCAAAAGCGTCAACTTCTGGCTTATCAATACTAAAACCAGAAACTGAAATGCCATGATTTCTAGCATTTAAAGCAAGGTTTTTCCCCATTACGGAAAGTCCAATAACACCAAATTGTTGCATATATTTTCCTCCGTTCAAAATCTCTCAGTATACATTATACGAGTGCATAAAAAAAAGTGAAACCTTAAGGTTTCACTTTTATTTTTTATCAAACAGAATTAGTGTTGTGAAGCACCTGAAGTAGTATCAGGTTCTGGGTCTGGTTTAGGTTCTGATTCTTCATGTTGAGATGCACCAGATGCAGCATCAGCCTCCAAACCATACTTATCAGCAAAGTAACTGAATGGCTTCAAAGCTTCTGCTTGATACTTCTTGACGAAGGCTGGATCGTCAAGGCTGTCAAGTTCAGTTGAATATGGCATTTCGTGGGTGTACTTAATATCAATAAGCATTGGACCATCCATCTTCTTCCATTCCTTGACAGCGTCTTCGAATTCCTTCTTAGTACGAACGACAACACCCTTCATATTCATACCTTCAGCAACCTTTGCCCAGTTGTTGTCAGGAATGATAACACCAGATAATGGTTGGTGGGATTCGTCTTCTTGTTCAGCTTCGATGTATCCTAAAGTTTCATTAGTAAATACAATATTCAAAACGTGCATGTTGTAACGAGCCATAGTCAATAATTCTTGGTTCATCATAGCAAAGCCACCGTCACCAGCTAATTGCCATACTTCACGGTCTGGGTAAACTGTCGCAGCAGTAAGAGCAGCTGGAGCACCATATCCCATAGTTGCGTGAAGACCTGAAGTAGTCCACTTTTGATCATCATGCATCTTAAGCAAACGACAATGGTCAACGTTTACATTACCTACATCAATTGCAAAAATAGCATCGTCTGCAGCTTCTTTATTAATTACATCCCAAATTGGTTCTGGACGAACTGGCATTTCATCAGAATCAACAAAGCTTTCTTGCCATGCATCCCAGTTTTCACGGTCAGCAATAGCAGCCTTATAAATTGGTGATTCTGGACGATCTTCACCGGCATCAATTAAGGCACGCAAAGTCTTCTTAGCATCAGCTAAAATTGGAACATCAACAGTGTGACGCTTTCCAAGCTTGCCTGGATCAACATCAATTTGGATAACCTTAGTATCTTTGTTAAACCAAAGAACTGAGAATGGTGAGTTATTACCAACCCAAACTACCAAATCAGCGTAGCTTTGAATTTCATTCGGTGTTTTAGCCCCAATACGGCCGATAGTACCAACATATGCTGGGAATTCATCTTCAACCACACCTTTACCAAGATATGAAGAAAGAAGTGGCATCTTAAACTTGTTAGAAAATTCCTTCAATTCTTCACCGGCACCTGCTTCTCGAGCACCATTACCAAAGTAAACAACTGGATTCTTTGCTTCTTTGATCAATTTAACAGCTTCTTCCACAGATTCCTTCTTAGGACCAGCAAAGTTTGCGGGAACGTGAGCATTGTAGCTAGTCTTGTAGTTATCTTCAATCTTAGTCCAGCCATAATCCTTAGGAAGAATGATAACTGCAGGACCCTTTCTTGCATATGCTTGCCGAATTGCTTCATCAGTAATAACTGGAATTTGTTCTGGAGTCATTGCTTGACGGCACCATACACTGGCATTTAAGAACCACTTATCTTCATCAAATGCTTGGAAGAAGTCAATATTTTCACGGCTTGTTGGAACATTAGCTACAATTGCTACCATTGGTGATTTATCATATTTTGCATCGTATAAACCATTAAACAAGTGAGCAGCACCAGGACCTGCTGAACCGAAACATACACCAAGCTTACCAGTTAACTTATATTCAGCAGAAGCAGCTAAAGCACCTGCTTCTTCATGACGAACTTCGATAAACTTAATCTTATTTCTCCAGTCGTGAACAGCGTTCATACCTGAGTCAAATGAACCACCAGGGAAACCATAGATATGATCAACGTGCCAATCATATAAAACTTTAAACATCGCGTCTGCGCCATTAATCTTTGTCATTTTAAGTGCATCTCCTTAATATTCGTTTGCTTACATAATGTATTAAAGCACATAATTTCACAATTTCAAGTAGGCTGGATTCCAATAATATCAATAATGTAAGCGTTTTGTGAAAATAATAATTTCACAAATTTGTAAAAAGCAAGTATAACTTTTGAGTTATGGTAGTGGTTACATTTGTGATTATATTATCATAGTCATAATATTTTTTATTATTTTGCTCGCAAAAAATATATAAATATTTTTCAAAAAAATATTATTTTGCTTTTTTAGAAGAATATTTCCCAGGAAATGGAGAAGTTTTTTAGCAAAAATTATTTACTTAAAGATTTAATATTGTAGATAATATCACTATTTTCAATAATGTATGGATCGTGAGATACGATTAAAATAGTTTTCCCTTGCTCTTTTAATTGTTCCAATGCTTTAAAAATAATTTCTTTGTTTGTAGGATCCAATGAGCCAGTAGGTTCATCACATAGCAATAATTCTCCTGGTTTCAGAATCGCTCTTGCTAAAGCAATCCTTTGCTGTTGTCCCCCTGATAGAACTCCAACTTTAGTTTTTTCATCTATAACTATATTCAATCGATGTAAAATCTCATTTTTACGCTTATTAAATTGTTTTTTAGATTCTTTAGGATTTAAATTTGCTAAATCTAGGTTTTTCTTTATACTTTGATCATTAATTAATGCAAAATTTTGAAATAGATAACTGATATGATTTTGCAAAAATTCTCTAGCTTTTTTACTTCCCACCTTTGGTGACTCTTCATGAAATAATGTAATAGATCCACCATCAGATCTTTCAAGCAATCCAATTATGTTTAGTAACGTAGATTTTCCACTACCACTTTCACCATAAATCGTAGTAATTTGATTGTTAGCGATACTGAGATTTAAATGATCAAAAACAATATGATTTTTAAACTTTTTCTTTAAATCCTTTATTTTTACAAGATAA includes:
- the spxB gene encoding pyruvate oxidase, producing the protein MTKINGADAMFKVLYDWHVDHIYGFPGGSFDSGMNAVHDWRNKIKFIEVRHEEAGALAASAEYKLTGKLGVCFGSAGPGAAHLFNGLYDAKYDKSPMVAIVANVPTSRENIDFFQAFDEDKWFLNASVWCRQAMTPEQIPVITDEAIRQAYARKGPAVIILPKDYGWTKIEDNYKTSYNAHVPANFAGPKKESVEEAVKLIKEAKNPVVYFGNGAREAGAGEELKEFSNKFKMPLLSSYLGKGVVEDEFPAYVGTIGRIGAKTPNEIQSYADLVVWVGNNSPFSVLWFNKDTKVIQIDVDPGKLGKRHTVDVPILADAKKTLRALIDAGEDRPESPIYKAAIADRENWDAWQESFVDSDEMPVRPEPIWDVINKEAADDAIFAIDVGNVNVDHCRLLKMHDDQKWTTSGLHATMGYGAPAALTAATVYPDREVWQLAGDGGFAMMNQELLTMARYNMHVLNIVFTNETLGYIEAEQEDESHQPLSGVIIPDNNWAKVAEGMNMKGVVVRTKKEFEDAVKEWKKMDGPMLIDIKYTHEMPYSTELDSLDDPAFVKKYQAEALKPFSYFADKYGLEADAASGASQHEESEPKPDPEPDTTSGASQH
- a CDS encoding ATP-binding cassette domain-containing protein, whose amino-acid sequence is MNNDYLVKIKDLKKKFKNHIVFDHLNLSIANNQITTIYGESGSGKSTLLNIIGLLERSDGGSITLFHEESPKVGSKKAREFLQNHISYLFQNFALINDQSIKKNLDLANLNPKESKKQFNKRKNEILHRLNIVIDEKTKVGVLSGGQQQRIALARAILKPGELLLCDEPTGSLDPTNKEIIFKALEQLKEQGKTILIVSHDPYIIENSDIIYNIKSLSK